A stretch of DNA from Rhizobacter sp.:
CATCCTTCACATGCGCCAGGTAGCGCTTGGAGCGGTCTCCGAGCTGTTCGCCGTCGAGCACCAGGTCGACGTAACCCGCGATGTGGCGCATCGGCGCGCGCAGGTCGTGCGACACGGTGTACGAGAACGCTTCGAGTTCCTTGTTGACGCGGCCGAGCTCGGTGGCCACTTCGGCCAGCTCTTCCGCTCGGCGCAGCACGATGCCGATCAGCGCCTGCCGCAGCTCGAGCGCGGCACCCAGCTCACCGGGCGTCCAGTCGAGCGAGCGGCCGCGCAGCTCTTCGCGCCAGGTGGCGAAGCTGCGGCGCGGGTGCAGGCGGCCGTCGCCATTCGGGTCGACGTTCTTGCGTGGGTCTCCGGCCCAGTGGATCTCCTGCACCACCTCGGGCCGGAACCACAGGATGTACTGCCGGTGCACCTGCGAGATCGAGAGGGCGAGCAGGCCGGAGGCGATGCGGGTGTGGCCCGCCATCGGCGGGCACAGCGCGGGCAGCCGCGCGGTGTGGAAGGCGTCGGTGGTGCGCGGCCCGAGCCATTCGACGAGCTGTTGCAGGCTGGCGTCGTCGGGCACGTCGCCCACCGTCCAGCACTCGTCGTTGAGCACCACCGCCGCACCGCTCGCGCGCGCGATGCGCAGCAGCAGGCCCGGGTGGTCGACCAGGCGCTGCAGCGTGGCGTCGCTGTCGGCCAGGTGTGCCACCAGCGCAAGCGTGAGCTGGCGCAACTCGGCCTCTTGCGAGATGCGGGCGTTGTCTTCCTTGGCCTCGATCTGCAGCGAGAGCAGCTGGCCCAGGTGCTCGCAGGCCATGCGGGTGGCGTAGTCGAGCTGGCGCGGGTTGTGGTCGTGCACCGAGATCAGCCCCCACAGCTCGCCGCGCACCATGATCGAGACCGAGCTCGACGCGAGCGTGCCCATGTTGCGCATGTATTCCAGGTGCACCGGCGAGACGCTGCGCAGCTGCAGCAGCGACATGTCGAGCGGCTTGTCGGCCCAGGCGGGTGAGACGACCCGCACCGGCACCGGGGTGTAGTTCGCGTCGGCGATGAGGCGGAAGCGGTTGACCTTGTACAGCTCGCGCGCCTGCGGCGGGATGTCGGAGCCGGGAAAGTGGTGGCCGAGGTAGGAGTCGTAGCCGGCGTCGCGCGCCTCGGCCAGCACGGCACCGTGGCCCTCGGCATCGAACGAGTAGACAAGGCAGCGGCCGAAGCCCGTGAGCTGCTTCATCGACATCGCGGCCAGCTGGCACAGCGCCTCGACCGTCTGCGCCTCCTGCATGCGCGGCAGCAGCTGGCGGGTGAGCACATAGATGGGCGCGCGTGCGCCCGGCTCGTCGGCCTGCGCTTCGAGTTCGACGTGGAGCAGGCCGTCGCGCAGATGGGCGCTCGCATGCAAATGGCGCCCGCCCACGCGCATGGAGCCGAGCGATGACGAGCCGTCATTGCGCGAGAGGTCGGCGAGCTCGACGTCCAGGTCGGCGAACACGTCTTCGATGCGGTGGGTGAGGTCGGGCGAGTCACCCAGCAGTTGTGTCCAGTTCTCGCTGTAGGCGACGAGGGCGCGGGAACGCGCATCGAGCGAAACCATCCAGCCGTGTGGCTGGATCGCCCCCGGCACGCGGATCGGCTCACGCGCGCAGTGCGCGAGGTCGAGCGAGGTGATGGACTCGCTCATGCCGGCAGCCCGTCGAACACCTCGCACAAGGCGGCGAAGGTGCGCTGCGCGCTGTGGCAGGCGCTGCGGGCCGCGGCGTCGTCGGCGCCGAGTTCGTGGGCGATGACCTCTCGGAACTCGCGCCACATCGCCGCGGTGGCCGGCCCGTGGCCGTGGAAATAGCGGGCGCCGTGGGAGGGCGTGAGGCCGAGGTGCTGCTTGAGCAGCGGGGTGATGACCTGCCCGCCGAGGGCGGAGCCTTCGATCACGTACATCGAGCCGAGCGCTCCGGCCACATCGGCCATCGGGATGCTGCGCACGGCACGCTCGGCGGCGTGGGCCAGGTGCGGGGTATGCGGCCCGCCGAGCTGGCGCAGGTCGTCGGCGGCAAAGCCACTGCGCTTGCGCTTGGCACACCAGTCGCGCAGATGGGCGGGCAGGGCGGCGGCCACACGCGGCTCCCAGCGCCAGAGGAATTCATGGAAGCCCGCCATGACGCCCGCATAACGGGCTGCGCTCATGGGGTGCGTGAGCCGCAGCACCGACTCGATGCGCGTGTGCTCGGTGCGGGTCTTCTCTCGCAACTCCTTCAACAGCCCTGCTTCAATGCCCAATGAGGCGGCTCCCAATCGAGAACAAAAGTGCGCTGATTCTGGAGGAGCAGCCATGCCCCTGCGCGGCAGTCCAGCTTGCAAAAATTACCGATGGGTAGGTGCTTTCCCACAGCGGAATCGGGTGTTGCAGACTGGCGCGCGCGCAGGCGGGCCTCTTAGCCTTGCGTGCATGGCAACCGCATCGCGATCACTGTGGAAAGGCGCCATCAGCTTCGGGCTGGTGCACATCCCCGTGAGCCTGCATTCGGCGTCCACCGAAAGCGGGGTCGACTTCGACTGGCTCGACAAACGCAGCATGGACCCGGTCGGCTACAAGCGCATCAACAAGCGCACCGGCCGTGAAATCACCAAGGAAAACATCGTCAAGGGCATCGAGTACGAGAACGAGAAGTACGTGCTGCTCAGCGACGAGGAAATCGAGGCGGTGTACCCGCGCTCCACCCAGGCCATCGAGATCGAGGCCTTCGTCTCGATGAGCGAGATCCCGTTCGTTTACCTCGACCGGCCCTATTACCTGGCGCCTGTGGCGAAGGGCCAGAAGGTCTATGCGCTGCTGCGCGAGGCGCTGGTGCGCAGCGAGCGCGTGGGCCTGGCGCGGGTGGTGATCCACACCAAGCAGCACCTGGCAGCGCTCGTGCCGGCCGGGCCGGCGCTGGTGCTCAACCTCTTGCGCTGGAGCGACGAGATCCGCACCTGGGAAGACCTGGCGTTGCCAAAGGAAGGCGCGAAGGCCAACCACCTCACCGAGCGTGAGCTCGAGATGGCCGGCCAGCTGATCGACGACATGACGGTGGCCTTCGACCCTTCGCAGTTCTCCGACCGCTTCAAGGAGCAGGTGATGGCGCTCGTGGAGCGCAAGGTCGAAGCCGGCGAGACGGAGACGGTGCTCGAGCCCGAGGAGCAACCCCTGCCGAAGGATGCCAAGGGCGCCGACGTGGTCGACCTCACGGCCCTGCTGCAGGAGAGCCTGAAGGGCCGTGGCGAGCACAAGCACAAGGCCGCTCCGAGAAAGAAGAAGGCCGCCTGAGGACGCACCATGGGCACCAGCAGCCTCGCCACCTACCAGCGCAAGCGCAACTTCGGCGCCACGCCGGAACCGGCAGGCGAAGTGGTGGCCTCGGGCGACGAGCTCAGCTTCGTCATCCAGAAGCACGCGGCACGACGGCTGCATTACGACTTCCGGCTCGAACTCGATGGCACGCTCAAAAGCTGGGCCGTGCCCAAGGGCCCGAGCCTCGACCCGCATGACAAGCGCATGGCGGTGCAGGTGGAAGACCACCCGCTGTCGTATGGCGGCTTCGAGGGCACGATCCCCGAAGGCCACTACGGCGCCGGCTCGGTGATCGTGTGGGACCGCGGCACCTGGGTGCCGCTTGGCGACCCGCGCAAGGGCTACCGCGAGGGCAAGCTCAAGTTCGAGCTCAAGGGCGAGAAGCTGCACGGTGGCTTCACGCTCGTGCGCATGAAGTCGCGTGAGAACGAGCGACAGGTGCCGTGGCTGCTCATCAAGGAGCACGACGACGAAGCGCGGTCGGCGAGCGAGTTCGACGTGATCGAGGCGCTGCCCGACAGCGTGCTGGCCGGCAGGAAGAAGCGCCCCGTCGCGGCCAAGGCACCGGCGAAGTCGCCCGCCAAAGCTCGGCGCAACGCGAAAGCCGAGCTGCCGCTCTCGCTCACGCCGCAGCTGGCCACGCTGGTCGACGACATCCCGCCCGGCGACGACTGGCTCTACGAGATCAAGTTCGACGGCTACCGCGTCGTCACGCGCATCGATGGCGACGACGTGCGCTGCTTCACCCGCAAAGGGCACGACTGGTCGCACCGATTGCCCACGCTCGTGAAGGCGATCCGTGCGCTTGGCATCGGCTGGGGGTGGCTCGACGGCGAGATCGTCGTCGCAGGCCCCAAGGGCACGCCCGATTTCCAGCTGCTGCAGAACGCGTTCGATGCGCAGCGCACGCAAGACATCCAGTACTACGTGTTCGACCTGCCATTCCACGACGGCGAAGACCTGCGCGAGCGGCCCTTGAGCGAGCGGCGCGAGCGCTTGCAATCGCTGCTGGCAGGACACACGGGCGGCACAGTGCAGTTCAGCGCGTCGTTCGACGCCGACCCGCGCGAGCTGCTCGCCTCGGCTCGCGACGCCGGCCTCGAAGGGCTGATCGGCAAGCGTGCGTCGGCCACCTATCACTCGCGCCGCTCGGCCGACTGGGTCAAGCTCAAGCTCGGCCAGCGGCAGGAGTTCGTGATCGGCGGCTTCACCGACCCCAAGGGTTCGCGCGCGGGCATCGGCGCGTTGCTGATCGGCGTGCACGATGCCGAGGGGAAGCTGCGCTACGCCGGCAACGTGGGCACCGGGTTCGACGACAAGACGCTGCTCGCGCTGCGCCAGCAGCTCGACGAGATCGAGACGACGACGAGCCCCTACACCGATGGGCCCGCACGCGTCGGCACGGTCAAGCTCGTGAAGCCGCATTGGGTGAAGCCCAAGCTCATCGCCGAGGTGGCGTTTGCCGAGTGGACGAAGAGCGGGCATGTGCGCCAGGCGGTCTTCCACGGCCTGCGCAGCGACAAGCCGCCGGAGCGCATCACGAAGGAAGTCGCCAGGCACATGGAGAAAGCACCTGCCAACAAGGCGCTGCCGAAAGACTTCCGCGTGACGCACCCGGAGCGTGTGGTCGACAAGCGCACCGGCGTCACCAAGGGCGAGCTCATCGCGTATTGCGCGCAAGTGGCCGAGCTGATGCTGCCGCACCTGAAGCAGCGGCCGGTCTCGCTGCTGCGCGCGCCCGATGGCGTGGACGGGCAGTTCTTCTTCCAGAAGCACGCCGAGAAGAAGAGCTTTCCGAACATCGAGGTCCTCGACCGGGCGTTGTACCCGTCGCACGACCCGTTGCTCGCGATCGGCACGCCGCTCGCGCTGCTGTCGGCCGCGCAGATGAACGTGCTGGAGTTCCACACCTGGAACGCCACCACGCGCGCAATGGACCGGCCCGACCGCATGGTGTTCGACCTCGACCCCGGCGAGGGCGTGGGCTGGCCGCAGGTGCTGGAAGCTGCGCAGCTGGTGCATGCGCTGCTGGAGGAGATCGGCCTCGTGGGCTTCCTGAAGACGAGCGGCGGCAAGGGCCTGCACGTGGTGGTGCCGCTCGCGCCCAAGTACGACTGGGACACGGTGAAAGACTTCTCGCAGGCCATCGTGGCGCACATGGCCTCGGTGATCCCCGATCGCTTCGTTGCGAAGAGCGGGCCGAAGAATCGCGTCGGCCGCATCTTCATCGACTACCTGCGCAACGGGCTCGGCGCGACCACGGTGTGTGCGTGGTCGGCCCGTGCGCGGCCGGGGCTGGGCGTCTCGGTGCCGGTGACGTGGGATGAGCTCGCGGGCCTGAAGAGCGGCGCGCAGTGGACGGTTGAGAACGTGGCCGAGCGACTGGCCGTCGGCAACACCCCGTGGGCCGACTACGCGAAGACGAAGCAGAGCCTGGTGAAGCCGATGAAGGCGATGGGCTTCGATCCGAAGGCGGTGCGATGAGGGCTGTGGTGAATCCCTTCGAATCCGAGGCACCGCCGGGGCTGCGCTACGTGAGCGACACCATGCCCGGCATACGCCGGCTGCGCGACGGCGACGGCTTCCGCTACCGCGATGCCAAGGGCCGGCTGCTGCGCAACGCAAAGGAGCTGCAGCGCATCCGCAAGCTCGCCATCCCGCCCGCCTACGAAGAGGTGTGGATCTGCCCGCTGCCCGAAGGCCACCTGCAGGCCACCGGCCGCGACGCGCGTGGCCGGAAGCAGTACCGCTACCACCCCGACTGGCGCGAAGCGCGCGACGCACACAAGTTCGAGCGCATGCGCGAGTTCGGCCAGGCGCTGCCGCGCATCCGTGCCAAGGTGAAGCGCGATCTGGCGGCACCGGTGGGCAGCCGCGCATCGGTGCTCGCGGCGCTGGTGCGACTGCTCGACACCACGCTCGTGCGCATCGGCAACGACGAATACGCGCGCGAGAACGGCTCCTTCGGCCTCACCACCTTGCGCAACAAGCACGCGGCGGTGAAAGGCGCGACGCTGCACTTGCGCTTTCGCGGCAAGAGTGGCGTGTGGCACGAGCTCACGCTCGAAGACCCGCAGGTCGCGCGCATCGTGCGCGCCTGCCAGGCGATGCCGGGCCAGGAACTCTTCCAGTACGAAGACGACAAGGGCGAGACACGCTGCGTCGGCTCGGCCGACGTCAACGAATACATCAAGGTCTTGAGCGGCGCCGACTTCACCGCGAAGGACTTCCGCACCTGGCACGCGAGCGTGCATGCGCTCGCGCGGCTGTGCGCTTTGCCGGTCACCGGGCCGGTGAGCCGAAAGCGGGCGAACGAGGTCTTGCGGGAAGTGGCCGGACTGCTGGGCAACACGCTCGCGGTGTGCCGCAAGTCGTATGTGCACCCGGGGGTGATGGCGGTCGCGACGCAGCGCGGCGTCGAGGCCCTGGCGGGTGGGGCGTTGAAACGCTGCCGGGGCCTGACGGTGGCCGAGTGCCGGCTGCTGGCCTTCCTGTCAGCGCAACCGGGGCCCGTGGAGGAGCCCCGGTAGGCCGATCAGGCGGCGGCCGTCGTGGTGGACGAGGAGGAGGGCGACAGCTTGGCGCGTGCCGCTTCTTCGGCCTCCTTGCAGGACGGGGCGCACACATGTTGCGCCTTGCCCAGCAGGCGGCGGGTCTTCAGGGTGTTGCGGGGGCGATGCTTGCCGCACAGGAAGCACGACATGGTCCCGGCCTGGAAGTCACCCGCACTCGCGAACGGCGAGCCGCCTTCCTTGACCTTGTAACGCAGCCCATCGGCCTGGATCTTGGTTTTGACGACGTCTTTTGCCAAAGTAACTTCCTCAATTGGTTGAAAACGCAAACCCTGTATTGTCCTGCGATCTCGGTCGACGCGCACGCCTAGGGTGAAACAAAGCATCCGCGCAGCGCCGAGAAGATTGGATTGTCCAGGCTTGACGCCCAGTATGCAAACGCCAACTCACCGGGAAGGCGAGGCCAGGCACTGGCGATAACCCTTAGATCCACGGCGCCGGCATGGTTCCGCAGGCGGGCCCGCCCGGAGCGCGCCGCCGTCTTTGACGCCCGCAAGGGCCCGTTTGCAGGCGTTTCAGGGGTTCCCTTGGAGAGCCGATTGCCGCTACACCTGGAGCCGAGACGACATGGAGGCGCCATGCAGTACCTCAGGCCCAGGTGCAGGGCTGTTTGCACCCTGTCTGCCCTGTGCGGGCTGCTGAGCACCGCCGCGGCTCAGCAGGCGACCGTCACAGCCGGCCACACGGTGATCGACAACTGCGTGACCACGGCCCGGCTCTCGTTCAAGGCCGGCGTCAACGGCATCGTGCTCGATGAGCGCGACGGCGCCGAGGTGGCGGCGAGCATCGTGCGCCGTTACCCGATGATCGAGCGCGATGGCCTGTACCCCACGGCGGTGGCCCTGTGGCGGCCGCCCAAAGGCGAATGGGTCTACGCCACGCTGTCGCAGAAGGCGCATGCGCCGCACGCGGCCTGCTTCACGGCGAACGTCGATGCCTCGAAGGTCGACGCGACGCCCACGCTGATCCGCAAATACTTCAGCCCGGCGCCTTGATCTGGGCCGCCTGGGCTTCCGCCTGCACCCGACCGCACGCGCGCACGATGCGCCAGTGCGCAAGCGCCACGGCGCCGGCCTTGCCGACGCCCCAGCCGAGCACCCAGCCGAGCGCGACCTCGGCCACCCAGGCACCGAGCGCCGGGATGGACTCGACACCCGCCGGCTCGATGGGGAAGAACATGGCGAGGCCGGTGAAGGCGATCGCCGTCCACAAGGCCGTCCAGCCGCCACTGCGGCCGAGCTGGCGGTTGATGACACGCTCGAAGTGCTCGTTGCGCGCGGAGCGCAGCCCGGGCACGCGCAGCGTCACGCGCAGGCGCGGCAGCTTCCAGCGCTTGTTGATCGACTGACGGAAGGCGTCGAGATCAGCGAGTGAGTCGATCGCCAGCGTGCGGGGCGGCGGGATGCGGCGTACCGCGTGCTTGGTCGCCACCGGTCAGATGGCCGCGCTCGGCGGGCAGAGGATGCCCAGGAAGATCGGCCGCACGTAGAGCTCGGCCACGTTGTCCTGCGTGGCGCTCGGCACCCAGTGCGTGAGGCTGCCGGCCGAGTTGACGAGGCCGCTCGCCACCTGCGCGGCGATCACCGGGTGCAGCGGGCGGATGGAGCCGTCCATCATGCCGTCGACCACCACGTCGGCCAGGCGCTCGGTGAGGCGGCTCATGGTGCGGCGCACGTCGCTGCGACGCTCGGGGTCGGAGAGGGCGCTGGTCGCGCCCAGGCGCAGCAGCGGGCCTTCGGGCGACAGCTGGAAGCGTGCGAGCGACCGCGAGATCGCACAGGCGCGGTCCCAGCCCTTGCCTTCGATGCCGTCGGCCAGGCTCAGCGCGCGGCGGATCACGGCGAAGGTGCGCTGGAAGCAGTCGAAGATCAGGTCTTCCTTGTTGTCGTTGTGGTGGTAGAACGAGCCCTTGGTCACGTTGAGCTTGGCCGAGATCATGTCGACCGAGGCGCCGCGGTAGCCCTGCTCGTTGACGAGGAAGGAGGCGGCGCGCAGGAAGGCTTCGGCGGTGGCGTCGTCGTTGACGGTGAGTCGCCATTCGCGCTCGGCCTGCGACGGGGCCCACACCGAGCCGGCCGCGGCGCTGCCGTGGATCACGATGTCGCTCACGCGCGCGGCGATGTGGGCGTATTCGTCGGTCTCGTAGCGGTCGATCCAGCCGCGCACCCAGTGCGCCACCGACAACACCATGTAGGTGCGCGCGGCCAGGTCGGCCCGGCCGAGCTGCGCCGTCTGCGGCGTGCGCAGCAGCTCGCGCAGGCGGCGGAACATGTCGTTGTAGGCGTCGGAGACCACCTCGAAATGCGGGCTCGGCAGCGCGCGCATGTCGTTGAAGGTCATGAGCGGCGCATGCGCGCCGTGGTCGATGTCGGCGAAGAGGGCGGCTTGCAGGCGGAAGAACTCATGCACCCGCGCCTCGATGCCGCTCTTTTGCGATGCCTGGTCGATGACGTGGCGGATGACCTCGATCGCCCGCAGGAAGCAGGCGGTCGCCAGGTCTTCCTTCTTGCGGTAGTAGTAGGTGACGCTGTTGGTGACCAGCCCCACGCTGGCCGCGATGTCGGCGAGCGTCGCGCCCTTCACGCCGTGCTGGTTGAAGAGGTCGGCAGCGGCACTGAGGATGGCTTCGCGCTTTTCCTGAAAGCGCTGCGTCTGGGCAGGGAGCGTCGCGGACATCGGCGGGTGACGGGAGGGGGGCTTGCGTGCAGCCATGAATTATCCGCCAGCCCCTTCTCCTGTTCTGCCCTGCGCTACGCGTCAGGCAGCAATCTTTCGCGATTCCGGCATCTGCATCACCACGCCGTCGTGCAGGTGGCAGGCCACCGCGCGGCCATTGCCCTTGTCGAGCAGTGCCGGGTCCTTGGTCTTGCAGACGTCCATCGCCTCGGGGCAACGCGGGTGGAAGCGGCAGCCCGAGGGCGGACGCAGGGCGCTGGGCACTTCGCCGGTGACGACGATGCGCGGGCGCGTGGCCTCGATCTCGGGGTCGGCCACCGGCACGGCCGACATCAGCGCGCGGGTGTAGGGGTGCATCGGGCGCTGGTAGAGGTCGTCTTTGGACGCGATCTCGACGATGCGGCCGAGGTACATCACCGCGATGCGGTGGCTGATGTGGCGCACCACCGCGAGGTCGTGCGCGACGAAGAGGTACGACAGGCCCAGGCGCTGCTGCAGCTCGACCAGCACGTTGACCACCTGCGCCTGGATCGACACGTCGAGCGCCGACACCGGCTCGTCGCAGATGATGAGGCTGGGCTCCAGCGCGAGCGCGCGGGCGATCGCGATGCGCTGGCGCTGGCCACCCGAGAACTCGTGCGGGTAGCGGTCGGCCATGTCGGGCAGGAGCCCCACCGTCTTGAGCAGGTGGGCCACACGGTCGCGGCGCTCGGCCTTGGTGCCGACGTTGTAGACCTCCAGCGGCTCGCTCACGATGTCGGCCACCGTCATGCGCGGGTTCAGCGAGCCATACGGGTCTTGATAGACCATCTGCATGCGGCGGCGGAAGCGCCCGGTGCGCTTGTCTTGCGCGGTGATGTCTTCGCCTTCGAAGAACACCTTGCCTTCGGTGATGTCCTGCATGCGCAGGATGGCGAGGCCCGTGGTCGACTTGCCGCAACCCGATTCGCCGACGAGGCCGAGCGTCTCGCCGCGGTTGAGCGTGAACGAGACGCCGTCGACAGCCTTCACCGCGCCGACCTGCTTGCGCAGCACGGCGCCCGCGTGCACGGGGAAGTGGACTTTCAGGCCCTCGACGCGCAGCAGCGGGTCGGACTTGGCGGACAGGGAGGTGGTGCTCATGGGTTCACGGGTTCCGAACGGGCGGGGGACACGGCAGCGGCGTCACGGATGCAGGCCATGATGTGGTCGGTGCCGACCGTGCGCAGCTCAGGGCGGACCTGCCGGCATTCATCGGTGGCCAGCCGGCAACGCGGTGCGAAGGCGCAGCCGGGCGGCAGGCGAGTGAGGTCGGGCGGCGAGCCTTCGATGGGCACGAGGCGCTGAGACGAGTCCCCATCCAGGCGCGGTACCGAAGCCAGCAGGCCGCGCGTGTAGGGGTGGCTCGGGTTCTTGTAGATGTTGCGGGCCGACGACTGCTCGACGATGCGCCCGCCGTACATCACCGCCACACGGTCGGCATAACGCGCAACGACGCCGAGGTCGTGGGTGAT
This window harbors:
- a CDS encoding Ku protein — encoded protein: MATASRSLWKGAISFGLVHIPVSLHSASTESGVDFDWLDKRSMDPVGYKRINKRTGREITKENIVKGIEYENEKYVLLSDEEIEAVYPRSTQAIEIEAFVSMSEIPFVYLDRPYYLAPVAKGQKVYALLREALVRSERVGLARVVIHTKQHLAALVPAGPALVLNLLRWSDEIRTWEDLALPKEGAKANHLTERELEMAGQLIDDMTVAFDPSQFSDRFKEQVMALVERKVEAGETETVLEPEEQPLPKDAKGADVVDLTALLQESLKGRGEHKHKAAPRKKKAA
- a CDS encoding GAF domain-containing protein, whose protein sequence is MSESITSLDLAHCAREPIRVPGAIQPHGWMVSLDARSRALVAYSENWTQLLGDSPDLTHRIEDVFADLDVELADLSRNDGSSSLGSMRVGGRHLHASAHLRDGLLHVELEAQADEPGARAPIYVLTRQLLPRMQEAQTVEALCQLAAMSMKQLTGFGRCLVYSFDAEGHGAVLAEARDAGYDSYLGHHFPGSDIPPQARELYKVNRFRLIADANYTPVPVRVVSPAWADKPLDMSLLQLRSVSPVHLEYMRNMGTLASSSVSIMVRGELWGLISVHDHNPRQLDYATRMACEHLGQLLSLQIEAKEDNARISQEAELRQLTLALVAHLADSDATLQRLVDHPGLLLRIARASGAAVVLNDECWTVGDVPDDASLQQLVEWLGPRTTDAFHTARLPALCPPMAGHTRIASGLLALSISQVHRQYILWFRPEVVQEIHWAGDPRKNVDPNGDGRLHPRRSFATWREELRGRSLDWTPGELGAALELRQALIGIVLRRAEELAEVATELGRVNKELEAFSYTVSHDLRAPMRHIAGYVDLVLDGEQLGDRSKRYLAHVKDAAAYAGELVDALLEFSRMGRSALRRVDINLGALVGDLVREFDAPQSGRIRWHVEGPFATLWGDALLMQVAVRNLVGNAVKYSRTREAPEITLRAVSTPEGDGLAVIDNGVGFDMKYVNKLFGVFQRLHQVEEFEGTGIGLASVRRIVERHGGTVSAEGAPDRGATFTLLLPRREVLLSSSTAR
- a CDS encoding dipeptide ABC transporter ATP-binding protein; protein product: MSTTSLSAKSDPLLRVEGLKVHFPVHAGAVLRKQVGAVKAVDGVSFTLNRGETLGLVGESGCGKSTTGLAILRMQDITEGKVFFEGEDITAQDKRTGRFRRRMQMVYQDPYGSLNPRMTVADIVSEPLEVYNVGTKAERRDRVAHLLKTVGLLPDMADRYPHEFSGGQRQRIAIARALALEPSLIICDEPVSALDVSIQAQVVNVLVELQQRLGLSYLFVAHDLAVVRHISHRIAVMYLGRIVEIASKDDLYQRPMHPYTRALMSAVPVADPEIEATRPRIVVTGEVPSALRPPSGCRFHPRCPEAMDVCKTKDPALLDKGNGRAVACHLHDGVVMQMPESRKIAA
- a CDS encoding TetR/AcrR family transcriptional regulator: MSATLPAQTQRFQEKREAILSAAADLFNQHGVKGATLADIAASVGLVTNSVTYYYRKKEDLATACFLRAIEVIRHVIDQASQKSGIEARVHEFFRLQAALFADIDHGAHAPLMTFNDMRALPSPHFEVVSDAYNDMFRRLRELLRTPQTAQLGRADLAARTYMVLSVAHWVRGWIDRYETDEYAHIAARVSDIVIHGSAAAGSVWAPSQAEREWRLTVNDDATAEAFLRAASFLVNEQGYRGASVDMISAKLNVTKGSFYHHNDNKEDLIFDCFQRTFAVIRRALSLADGIEGKGWDRACAISRSLARFQLSPEGPLLRLGATSALSDPERRSDVRRTMSRLTERLADVVVDGMMDGSIRPLHPVIAAQVASGLVNSAGSLTHWVPSATQDNVAELYVRPIFLGILCPPSAAI
- a CDS encoding DNA topoisomerase IB — protein: MRAVVNPFESEAPPGLRYVSDTMPGIRRLRDGDGFRYRDAKGRLLRNAKELQRIRKLAIPPAYEEVWICPLPEGHLQATGRDARGRKQYRYHPDWREARDAHKFERMREFGQALPRIRAKVKRDLAAPVGSRASVLAALVRLLDTTLVRIGNDEYARENGSFGLTTLRNKHAAVKGATLHLRFRGKSGVWHELTLEDPQVARIVRACQAMPGQELFQYEDDKGETRCVGSADVNEYIKVLSGADFTAKDFRTWHASVHALARLCALPVTGPVSRKRANEVLREVAGLLGNTLAVCRKSYVHPGVMAVATQRGVEALAGGALKRCRGLTVAECRLLAFLSAQPGPVEEPR
- the ligD gene encoding DNA ligase D, translated to MGTSSLATYQRKRNFGATPEPAGEVVASGDELSFVIQKHAARRLHYDFRLELDGTLKSWAVPKGPSLDPHDKRMAVQVEDHPLSYGGFEGTIPEGHYGAGSVIVWDRGTWVPLGDPRKGYREGKLKFELKGEKLHGGFTLVRMKSRENERQVPWLLIKEHDDEARSASEFDVIEALPDSVLAGRKKRPVAAKAPAKSPAKARRNAKAELPLSLTPQLATLVDDIPPGDDWLYEIKFDGYRVVTRIDGDDVRCFTRKGHDWSHRLPTLVKAIRALGIGWGWLDGEIVVAGPKGTPDFQLLQNAFDAQRTQDIQYYVFDLPFHDGEDLRERPLSERRERLQSLLAGHTGGTVQFSASFDADPRELLASARDAGLEGLIGKRASATYHSRRSADWVKLKLGQRQEFVIGGFTDPKGSRAGIGALLIGVHDAEGKLRYAGNVGTGFDDKTLLALRQQLDEIETTTSPYTDGPARVGTVKLVKPHWVKPKLIAEVAFAEWTKSGHVRQAVFHGLRSDKPPERITKEVARHMEKAPANKALPKDFRVTHPERVVDKRTGVTKGELIAYCAQVAELMLPHLKQRPVSLLRAPDGVDGQFFFQKHAEKKSFPNIEVLDRALYPSHDPLLAIGTPLALLSAAQMNVLEFHTWNATTRAMDRPDRMVFDLDPGEGVGWPQVLEAAQLVHALLEEIGLVGFLKTSGGKGLHVVVPLAPKYDWDTVKDFSQAIVAHMASVIPDRFVAKSGPKNRVGRIFIDYLRNGLGATTVCAWSARARPGLGVSVPVTWDELAGLKSGAQWTVENVAERLAVGNTPWADYAKTKQSLVKPMKAMGFDPKAVR
- a CDS encoding biliverdin-producing heme oxygenase, with translation MKELREKTRTEHTRIESVLRLTHPMSAARYAGVMAGFHEFLWRWEPRVAAALPAHLRDWCAKRKRSGFAADDLRQLGGPHTPHLAHAAERAVRSIPMADVAGALGSMYVIEGSALGGQVITPLLKQHLGLTPSHGARYFHGHGPATAAMWREFREVIAHELGADDAAARSACHSAQRTFAALCEVFDGLPA